A window from Lactiplantibacillus pentosus encodes these proteins:
- the gatC gene encoding Asp-tRNA(Asn)/Glu-tRNA(Gln) amidotransferase subunit GatC: MAEERINAEQVQHVASLAKLEFTPDQLAMFTPQLEKIIGMFEELSKVDTTGVPVTSRMSDHTNTLREDVAVKSDEELREALLKNAPETANGLIKVPAIIDESGDGE, from the coding sequence ATGGCTGAAGAACGGATTAATGCCGAACAAGTCCAACACGTTGCCAGTTTGGCAAAATTGGAATTTACACCAGACCAACTGGCGATGTTTACACCCCAATTGGAAAAAATCATCGGCATGTTCGAAGAATTGAGCAAGGTTGATACGACTGGCGTTCCCGTGACGTCACGGATGAGTGACCATACCAATACGTTACGTGAGGACGTGGCGGTCAAGAGTGATGAAGAACTACGGGAAGCGTTATTGAAGAACGCGCCAGAAACGGCCAATGGCTTGATCAAAGTGCCAGCAATTATTGATGAAAGTGGGGACGGTGAATAA
- the pcrA gene encoding DNA helicase PcrA: MSKESLLAGMNDKQQEAVLDTEGPLLIMAGAGSGKTRVLTHRVAYLIEERGVNPWNVLAITFTNKAAREMRERVGKLLGESAQEVWVSTFHALCVRILRRDIEQIGYNRAFTIAGTSEQRTLVKRILTEQNIDSKKFDPRSILSAISNAKNDLQTPEMYKESAASPFESVVADVYLQYQRELAADQAVDFDDLIMLTIRLFKQNPETLAWYQNKFHYIHVDEYQDTNNAQYTLVNLLADKYKNLCVVGDADQSIYGWRGANMENILDFEKDYPQADTVMLEQNYRSTKTILSAANAVINNNSTRRPKKLWTENESGDKISYYRGQSESDETHFVIAKIQESMQADNLNYGDFAILYRTNAQSRVMEESLVKANIPYTMVGGNKFYDRKEIRDVLSYLTLVVNDQDSMNFERVVNEPKRGIGQTSVEKLRLFADEAGYSMLEAASNVDMANGISARAKGALAKFAATMNELRAMREYLSVTDLTQEILNRTGYMKALKDAKATKSLEAQARIENIEEFLSVTKQFDDSYQPEDEDSDKFVDFLADLALVSDVDNVEEEPQAVTLMTLHAAKGLEFPVVFLIGLEEGIFPLSRAMMDEDELEEERRLAYVGITRAEKKLYLTNAYSRMLYGRRQNNPASRFVEEIEPDLIKNENTLDGASSTGPKVPFGNDRERRAFTPSYKKNPVGTRATVKKAAGTGADKNSWSIGDKVKHRKWGTGTVVKVTGAGEDAELDIAFKSEGIKRLLAAFAPIQKVQD; this comes from the coding sequence GTGTCGAAAGAAAGCCTATTGGCAGGAATGAATGACAAGCAACAGGAAGCCGTATTAGACACAGAAGGACCGCTACTAATTATGGCCGGTGCTGGCTCGGGGAAGACGCGAGTACTGACACACCGGGTAGCTTATTTAATTGAAGAACGAGGGGTCAACCCTTGGAACGTCTTAGCGATTACCTTTACCAACAAGGCCGCACGTGAAATGCGTGAACGGGTCGGAAAATTGCTAGGGGAATCGGCACAGGAAGTCTGGGTCTCAACGTTCCATGCATTGTGTGTTCGGATTTTACGTCGTGATATCGAGCAGATTGGTTACAACCGGGCGTTTACGATTGCGGGGACTAGTGAACAACGGACACTGGTCAAACGAATTTTGACGGAACAAAATATTGATTCGAAGAAGTTTGACCCGCGCTCGATTTTGTCCGCGATTTCGAATGCCAAAAACGATTTGCAGACGCCTGAAATGTATAAGGAATCCGCTGCAAGTCCTTTTGAAAGTGTTGTTGCGGATGTTTATTTACAATATCAACGCGAACTGGCTGCCGACCAAGCAGTCGATTTTGATGACTTGATCATGCTGACGATTCGGTTATTTAAACAAAATCCGGAGACGTTGGCTTGGTACCAAAATAAATTCCATTATATTCACGTGGATGAATATCAAGATACGAATAACGCCCAGTACACATTGGTCAACTTGTTAGCAGACAAGTATAAGAACCTCTGTGTCGTTGGGGATGCCGACCAATCCATCTATGGTTGGCGAGGTGCCAACATGGAAAATATCCTGGATTTTGAAAAGGATTATCCACAAGCCGACACCGTGATGTTGGAACAAAACTACCGGTCAACGAAGACGATTTTGTCGGCTGCTAACGCGGTCATCAATAACAATTCAACGCGCCGGCCGAAGAAGTTATGGACGGAAAATGAATCGGGCGACAAGATTTCTTACTATCGTGGTCAAAGCGAAAGTGACGAAACGCATTTTGTGATTGCCAAGATTCAGGAGAGCATGCAAGCCGATAATCTTAATTACGGTGACTTTGCCATCCTGTATCGAACCAACGCACAGTCCCGGGTCATGGAAGAATCGCTGGTCAAGGCCAACATTCCTTACACGATGGTCGGGGGCAACAAGTTCTACGACCGCAAAGAAATTCGCGATGTTTTGTCCTATTTGACACTTGTCGTCAATGACCAAGATTCAATGAATTTTGAACGGGTCGTTAATGAACCCAAACGTGGTATCGGGCAGACTAGTGTTGAGAAGCTTCGGTTGTTTGCGGATGAAGCGGGCTATTCAATGCTCGAAGCCGCTAGCAACGTTGATATGGCCAACGGTATTTCAGCGCGGGCCAAAGGGGCCTTAGCTAAGTTTGCGGCAACGATGAATGAATTACGCGCGATGCGTGAATACTTGTCAGTGACTGATTTGACGCAAGAAATCCTGAACCGGACTGGGTACATGAAGGCCTTGAAGGATGCCAAAGCAACCAAATCACTAGAAGCTCAGGCACGGATCGAAAACATCGAAGAATTCTTGTCCGTTACCAAACAATTTGATGATAGTTATCAACCTGAAGATGAAGACAGCGATAAGTTTGTTGATTTCTTAGCTGACTTAGCCTTAGTCTCGGATGTCGATAACGTGGAAGAAGAACCGCAAGCTGTGACGTTAATGACGCTGCATGCGGCTAAGGGGCTGGAATTTCCAGTCGTCTTCCTGATTGGTTTGGAAGAGGGCATCTTCCCATTGTCCCGTGCGATGATGGATGAAGATGAATTGGAAGAAGAACGACGCTTAGCCTACGTTGGGATTACCCGGGCTGAAAAGAAGCTGTATTTGACCAATGCCTACTCACGGATGTTGTATGGTCGGCGGCAAAATAACCCGGCATCACGGTTCGTGGAAGAAATTGAACCGGACTTAATCAAGAATGAAAATACGTTGGATGGCGCCAGCAGCACTGGGCCAAAAGTGCCGTTTGGTAACGATCGTGAACGGCGAGCCTTTACACCATCCTACAAGAAGAACCCAGTCGGAACGCGTGCCACGGTCAAAAAAGCCGCTGGAACGGGTGCTGACAAGAATAGTTGGTCAATCGGTGATAAAGTCAAGCACCGCAAGTGGGGTACTGGAACGGTTGTGAAGGTGACTGGCGCTGGCGAGGATGCTGAATTAGACATTGCCTTCAAATCTGAAGGGATCAAGCGTTTATTAGCGGCGTTTGCACCGATTCAAAAAGTACAAGATTAG
- the gatA gene encoding Asp-tRNA(Asn)/Glu-tRNA(Gln) amidotransferase subunit GatA, translated as MTYFDQDLTSLHADLVAKKISATELAKATFATMNQVDPQLGAFLNLNEEQALQQAASLDQKGIDENNVFAGIPMAVKDNIVTKGLTTTAASKMLENFVPVYNATVVDKLLASNALIVGKTNMDEFAMGGSTETSAFHVTRNPWDISRVPGGSSGGSAVAVASGQVPVALGSDTGGSIRQPSSFNGIVGMKPTYGRVSRWGLIAFGSSLDQIGPMTRTVKDNAAALNMIAGNDVHDTTSSQQAVPDFTAGLTGDIKGMKIGLPKEYMGDGIDPKVREVIEQAVKQFEDLGATVEEVSLPNSRYGVAAYYIIASSEASSNLQRFDGIRYGFRAEDVKNLEDVYVRSRSEGFGDEVKRRIMLGTFSLSAGYYDAYFHKAGQVRTMIINDFNKVFEDYDLIMGPVAPTPAFKLGDELSDPITMYMNDVLTIPVNLAGLPGMSVPAGFADGLPVGLQLIGKAFDESTLYKAGYAFEQATQVYKQTPKVGGAN; from the coding sequence ATGACTTATTTCGACCAAGATCTGACTAGTTTACATGCTGATTTAGTCGCCAAGAAAATCAGTGCGACCGAACTAGCCAAGGCCACTTTTGCCACGATGAATCAGGTTGACCCCCAATTAGGGGCCTTCTTGAATTTAAATGAAGAACAGGCATTGCAACAAGCCGCATCCTTAGACCAAAAAGGTATCGATGAAAACAATGTGTTTGCTGGAATTCCGATGGCGGTCAAGGATAACATTGTGACCAAGGGCTTAACGACCACGGCAGCATCTAAGATGTTGGAAAACTTTGTGCCGGTCTATAACGCGACCGTTGTTGACAAATTATTAGCCAGCAACGCCTTAATCGTCGGTAAGACCAACATGGATGAATTTGCGATGGGTGGTTCGACGGAAACGTCAGCCTTCCACGTGACCCGTAATCCATGGGACATCAGTCGCGTTCCTGGTGGTTCATCGGGTGGTTCAGCCGTTGCAGTTGCTTCTGGACAAGTGCCAGTTGCACTCGGTTCTGATACTGGTGGTTCAATTCGTCAACCATCTTCATTCAACGGTATCGTTGGGATGAAACCAACGTACGGTCGGGTCTCACGTTGGGGTCTGATCGCGTTCGGCTCATCACTCGACCAAATCGGTCCAATGACGCGGACGGTCAAGGATAACGCGGCGGCCTTAAACATGATTGCCGGTAATGATGTTCATGATACGACCTCGTCACAACAAGCCGTACCAGATTTCACCGCTGGTTTGACTGGTGATATCAAGGGTATGAAGATTGGGTTGCCTAAGGAATATATGGGCGACGGTATTGATCCGAAGGTCCGCGAAGTCATCGAACAAGCCGTTAAACAATTCGAAGACTTAGGTGCGACCGTTGAAGAAGTCTCATTGCCAAATAGTCGCTATGGTGTGGCTGCATACTACATCATCGCGTCATCAGAAGCTTCATCTAACTTACAACGGTTTGATGGGATTCGTTACGGTTTCCGGGCGGAGGATGTCAAGAACTTGGAAGACGTCTATGTTCGTAGCCGTTCTGAAGGCTTCGGTGATGAAGTTAAGCGTCGGATCATGCTTGGAACGTTCTCGCTTTCAGCAGGGTACTACGATGCCTACTTCCACAAGGCCGGCCAAGTTCGGACGATGATTATTAATGATTTCAATAAGGTCTTTGAAGATTATGACCTCATCATGGGCCCAGTTGCACCAACGCCAGCGTTCAAGTTAGGCGATGAACTCTCAGACCCAATCACGATGTATATGAACGATGTCTTGACGATTCCAGTCAACTTGGCGGGATTGCCAGGGATGTCAGTGCCAGCTGGGTTTGCAGACGGGTTACCAGTTGGACTGCAATTAATCGGTAAGGCGTTTGATGAAAGTACGCTCTACAAGGCGGGTTATGCCTTTGAACAGGCGACCCAAGTCTACAAGCAAACCCCGAAAGTCGGAGGTGCTAACTAA
- a CDS encoding diacylglycerol kinase → MRKRARLIYNPTSGREALAHDLVEILGIFEQAGYETSAFATTPAPNSAADEARRCAKDGFELIVAAGGDGTINQVVNGLAGLKRRPKMAIIPAGTTNDYARALRIPRNDPVAAAKVVLKNQTVKMDIGQAGDQYFINIAAGGMLTELTYDVPSQLKSIFGYAAYLAKGAELLPRVKPIEMDLKYDGGHYQGKASMFFLALTNSVGGFEQLVPDASLDDGKFTMIIVKTSNLAKMLHLMTLVLNGGKHINDPSIIYVKTSKVVAKPADKDRLMINLDGEYGGDAPMTFRNLKQHIEMFADTDRIPDEAITDTDPELEDAERHFVSAVDQLPAATDDDEKTE, encoded by the coding sequence ATGCGTAAACGGGCACGACTTATTTACAACCCGACTTCTGGACGTGAGGCACTCGCCCACGATCTAGTTGAAATTCTTGGTATTTTTGAACAAGCTGGCTATGAGACCAGTGCGTTTGCGACGACGCCAGCCCCTAATTCAGCGGCTGACGAGGCGCGACGGTGTGCCAAGGATGGGTTCGAACTGATTGTAGCAGCTGGTGGTGATGGGACCATCAATCAAGTAGTAAACGGGCTAGCTGGCTTAAAACGGCGGCCTAAGATGGCCATTATTCCGGCGGGTACGACCAATGATTATGCCCGGGCACTGAGGATTCCGCGAAATGATCCGGTCGCCGCGGCCAAGGTCGTTTTAAAGAACCAGACGGTCAAAATGGACATCGGTCAAGCCGGTGACCAATACTTCATCAACATTGCGGCTGGGGGCATGTTGACGGAATTGACTTACGACGTGCCATCACAATTGAAATCGATTTTCGGTTACGCCGCATACTTAGCCAAAGGGGCTGAGTTATTGCCACGCGTGAAACCGATTGAGATGGATTTGAAGTATGATGGTGGCCATTATCAAGGCAAGGCGTCCATGTTCTTCTTAGCACTGACGAATTCTGTCGGTGGCTTCGAACAGTTGGTGCCGGATGCCTCGCTCGACGACGGTAAGTTTACGATGATTATCGTTAAGACCAGTAATTTGGCTAAAATGCTCCACCTGATGACCTTAGTGCTCAATGGTGGTAAGCACATCAATGATCCAAGCATCATCTATGTCAAGACGAGCAAGGTCGTTGCTAAGCCAGCTGATAAGGACCGGTTGATGATTAACTTAGACGGGGAATACGGTGGTGATGCACCGATGACGTTCCGTAACTTGAAGCAACACATTGAAATGTTTGCCGATACGGACCGCATCCCTGATGAAGCAATCACCGACACTGATCCAGAATTAGAAGATGCAGAACGGCACTTCGTTTCGGCCGTCGACCAGTTGCCAGCCGCAACTGATGACGACGAAAAAACAGAATAA
- the gatB gene encoding Asp-tRNA(Asn)/Glu-tRNA(Gln) amidotransferase subunit GatB, with protein MNFVTTIGLEVHVELKTNSKIFSPSPVQFGSEPNANTNVIDWGYPGVLPTPNKGVVEAGIKAATALHAQIEHHTYFDRKNYFYPDNPKAYQITQHEKPIAHDGWIEIEVDGKKKKIGIEEMHIEEDAGKNTHENDYSYVDLNRQGTPLIEIVSKPDIASPEEAYAYCEALRQRIQFTGVSDVKMEEGSMRVDVNISIRPAGSDKYGVKTEMKNLNSFNYVRKSLEYEEKRQQQVLMSGGKIQQETRRFDETTGETILMRVKEGSDDYRYFPEPDIPAVNIDDDWISAVKATIPEMPGSRRERYVNEFGLTAYDAGVLTQTKEMSDFFDDTVAQGADPKLASNYLQGDVNAYLNEHKVDLSATELTPEHLADMIKMITDETISSKIAKKVFKAIMAGSEPVQWVNDKGLVQLSDPAKLQPIVDDVLDNNQQSIDDFKNGKDRAVGFLVGQIMKKTRGQANPKVVNQLLMTSLKAR; from the coding sequence ATGAATTTTGTAACCACGATTGGTTTGGAAGTCCACGTTGAATTAAAAACGAATTCCAAAATCTTTAGTCCTTCACCCGTGCAATTTGGTTCCGAACCAAATGCCAACACCAACGTGATCGACTGGGGATATCCTGGGGTACTGCCAACACCGAACAAGGGTGTTGTCGAAGCCGGAATCAAGGCCGCAACTGCCTTACACGCACAGATCGAGCACCATACGTACTTCGACCGCAAAAACTACTTCTATCCAGATAACCCTAAGGCCTACCAAATTACGCAGCATGAAAAGCCAATTGCGCATGATGGTTGGATCGAAATCGAAGTTGATGGCAAGAAGAAAAAAATCGGTATCGAAGAAATGCATATTGAAGAAGATGCCGGGAAGAACACCCACGAAAATGACTATTCCTATGTCGATTTGAACCGGCAAGGGACGCCATTGATCGAAATTGTTTCGAAGCCTGATATTGCGTCACCAGAGGAAGCTTATGCCTACTGTGAAGCATTGCGGCAACGGATTCAATTTACGGGTGTTTCGGATGTTAAGATGGAAGAAGGGTCCATGCGGGTCGACGTTAACATTTCGATTCGGCCAGCAGGTTCGGATAAGTACGGTGTGAAGACCGAAATGAAGAACTTGAACTCCTTCAACTATGTCCGTAAATCGTTGGAATACGAGGAAAAGCGGCAACAACAAGTCTTAATGTCTGGCGGCAAGATACAACAAGAGACACGTCGGTTTGACGAAACGACTGGCGAAACGATTTTAATGCGGGTCAAGGAAGGTAGCGATGATTACCGTTACTTCCCAGAACCTGATATTCCAGCCGTCAACATTGACGATGATTGGATTTCAGCGGTCAAAGCCACGATTCCAGAAATGCCTGGTTCACGGCGCGAACGTTACGTCAACGAATTTGGTTTGACGGCCTATGACGCGGGTGTTTTGACGCAGACTAAGGAAATGTCTGACTTCTTTGATGACACGGTCGCACAGGGTGCCGATCCTAAGTTAGCTTCGAACTACTTGCAAGGGGACGTCAACGCCTACTTGAACGAGCACAAGGTCGACTTGTCAGCGACTGAGTTAACGCCAGAACATTTGGCGGACATGATTAAAATGATTACCGACGAGACGATTTCAAGTAAGATCGCCAAGAAGGTCTTCAAAGCAATCATGGCTGGTTCAGAACCCGTCCAATGGGTCAATGACAAGGGCTTAGTCCAATTGTCAGATCCAGCTAAGTTACAACCAATCGTTGATGACGTATTGGACAACAACCAACAATCAATCGACGACTTTAAGAATGGGAAGGACCGGGCTGTCGGCTTCCTCGTGGGTCAAATCATGAAGAAGACGCGTGGTCAGGCCAACCCGAAAGTGGTCAACCAATTATTAATGACGTCATTAAAAGCACGATAA
- the ligA gene encoding NAD-dependent DNA ligase LigA produces MADEPNTMTVTQAAEEAATLRQTLNEWRRQYYDEDAPNVEDSVYDQKYERLVELEQQFPQLVTPDSPTQLVGGTVKSGFDKVTHEIPMLSLGDVFSQAELQEFADRLEQNVGHAVDYNCELKIDGLALSLRYEDGVLVQGSTRGNGTVGEDITANIKTIKSIPQRLTKPLTIDVRGECYMPKAAFAALNERREAAGEPVFANPRNAAAGTLRQLDSRVVAERQLSTFMYNIADYEPLTARTQSDMLTEFADLGFAINPDFKVAHSMSEVFDYIDQYQNERPELAYGIDGIVIKANPLPLQRSLGATVKVPRWAIAYKFPPDEQPTTLLDVEWTVGRTGVVTPTAVMEPVQLAGTTVARASLHNPDYVAAKDVRIGDTVLLHKAGDIIPEISSVDLKQRPKDAQPLEIPTDCPSCGAPLVHLEDEVALRCINPKCPAQVQEGLVHFASRNAMNIDGLGPRIIAQLYTNHLVADVADLYRLTKDQLLTLDKIKDKSAEKLLTAIDRSRDNSLERLLFGLGIRHVGAKVARLIAQHFGTIEALMAASQEEIAAIDSMGDVIANAVVQYFESDEVHTLISELQAVKVNTTYQGPSATVAEDSNSWFAGKRVVLTGKLESFTRPEATQWLQAHGATVTGRVSKKTDLVIAGSDAGSKLQKAQQLDITVWDEARFSETMREDTQA; encoded by the coding sequence ATGGCAGACGAACCCAACACAATGACCGTCACACAGGCGGCTGAAGAAGCGGCGACTTTACGGCAAACGTTAAATGAATGGCGGCGGCAGTACTATGATGAAGACGCACCCAATGTTGAAGATAGTGTTTATGACCAAAAGTATGAACGCTTAGTCGAACTTGAACAACAATTTCCACAATTGGTCACGCCCGATTCGCCAACGCAATTAGTTGGTGGGACGGTCAAATCTGGTTTTGACAAAGTCACCCATGAGATTCCAATGTTGTCATTAGGCGACGTCTTCTCACAAGCCGAATTGCAGGAATTCGCGGACCGGTTGGAACAAAATGTCGGTCATGCGGTGGATTATAACTGTGAGCTGAAAATCGATGGGCTAGCGCTCTCCTTGCGTTATGAAGACGGGGTGCTCGTTCAAGGGTCTACTCGTGGTAATGGGACGGTCGGTGAAGACATCACGGCCAATATCAAGACGATCAAGTCGATCCCACAACGGTTGACCAAGCCATTGACGATTGACGTTCGGGGCGAATGTTATATGCCAAAAGCGGCGTTTGCAGCGTTGAATGAACGGCGAGAAGCAGCCGGTGAGCCGGTCTTTGCTAATCCGCGGAATGCGGCAGCTGGGACGTTGCGGCAGTTAGATTCACGCGTGGTTGCCGAACGTCAGCTGAGTACCTTTATGTACAACATTGCCGACTACGAACCGCTCACAGCCCGGACGCAGAGCGACATGTTGACGGAGTTTGCTGACTTAGGGTTTGCGATTAATCCTGACTTTAAGGTCGCCCATTCGATGAGCGAAGTCTTTGACTATATCGATCAGTATCAAAATGAACGACCAGAGTTGGCGTATGGTATCGATGGGATCGTCATCAAAGCCAATCCATTACCACTACAACGGTCATTAGGTGCCACGGTCAAAGTACCACGGTGGGCGATTGCGTATAAATTCCCGCCAGATGAACAACCAACGACCCTGTTAGATGTTGAATGGACGGTTGGTCGGACGGGCGTCGTCACGCCAACTGCAGTGATGGAACCCGTTCAATTGGCGGGGACGACGGTCGCTCGCGCATCTTTGCACAATCCGGATTACGTTGCGGCTAAGGACGTCCGCATCGGCGACACCGTCTTGTTGCACAAGGCTGGCGATATCATTCCTGAAATTTCATCGGTCGATTTAAAACAACGGCCAAAAGACGCGCAGCCGCTCGAGATTCCAACGGATTGTCCATCATGTGGCGCGCCACTTGTTCATTTGGAAGATGAAGTGGCGTTACGGTGCATTAATCCAAAGTGTCCGGCGCAAGTCCAAGAAGGGCTCGTCCATTTTGCCTCCCGTAATGCGATGAACATCGATGGCTTAGGGCCACGGATTATTGCCCAATTGTATACCAATCATCTGGTGGCGGATGTCGCTGATTTATATCGATTGACGAAGGACCAACTGTTAACTTTAGATAAAATAAAAGATAAATCTGCTGAAAAGCTCTTGACAGCAATTGACCGTAGCCGTGATAATTCACTTGAACGGTTATTGTTCGGCCTTGGTATTCGGCACGTTGGCGCGAAGGTGGCTCGCCTGATTGCGCAACATTTCGGCACCATTGAAGCGTTGATGGCGGCGAGTCAGGAAGAAATTGCGGCCATTGATTCGATGGGTGACGTGATTGCAAACGCCGTCGTTCAATATTTTGAGAGTGACGAAGTGCATACGTTGATCAGCGAATTACAAGCCGTTAAGGTGAATACCACCTATCAAGGCCCTAGTGCCACCGTGGCAGAAGATAGTAATAGCTGGTTTGCAGGTAAACGGGTCGTTTTAACGGGTAAGCTGGAAAGCTTCACCCGTCCTGAAGCGACGCAATGGCTGCAAGCCCATGGTGCCACGGTAACGGGGAGAGTCTCGAAAAAGACCGACCTCGTCATTGCAGGTAGCGATGCCGGAAGTAAGTTGCAAAAAGCACAGCAGCTGGACATTACCGTATGGGATGAAGCCCGGTTCAGCGAAACAATGAGGGAGGATACACAAGCGTGA
- a CDS encoding CamS family sex pheromone protein, whose protein sequence is MNVKRIRTIGLVAMAAIVLAACGNLKNSSFGSSSSSTTTTGTKTTTTTGTTDSEFYQGVIKNGRYRTSKSRGIAASQNDNVMNLKSFESGLLDVSKKVFPTSKYVFQEGQYLSSSTVENWLGRKSSSNSEGLNPKSNGKTGETTRNPIYLQQLEEQDYMVQNGSKLSLGGVTIGLGMNSVDYYTKVEYGATYETNISTTELTAQGKKMANTVLQRLRQRSALKSVPIVLALYKQSSNDSLVGGDMIAYAVSKNGSTSISNWTSLNWKNYVFPATSESKNSGANSNDESDFSQFKSHVQNFFPNLSGVTANAHYKDKSLSKLSVNITTKFYSETEIISFTQYLATAAKRYLPSGIPVEITVKSANGDIQSFLARTAKGSSYYTHVFSDQGDD, encoded by the coding sequence GTGAATGTCAAACGCATACGCACGATTGGTCTAGTAGCAATGGCTGCCATTGTTCTAGCCGCCTGCGGTAATTTAAAAAATTCATCATTTGGCTCGAGTAGTAGCAGTACCACGACGACTGGGACGAAAACGACCACGACGACTGGGACGACCGACAGCGAATTTTATCAAGGTGTGATCAAGAATGGTCGGTACCGCACGAGTAAGTCTCGTGGAATCGCCGCATCGCAAAATGATAACGTCATGAATTTGAAGAGCTTTGAAAGTGGCCTCTTGGACGTTTCTAAGAAGGTCTTTCCAACTAGCAAGTACGTCTTCCAAGAAGGCCAGTATTTGAGTTCGTCAACGGTCGAAAATTGGTTAGGCCGTAAATCAAGCAGTAATTCTGAAGGCTTGAACCCGAAGAGTAATGGTAAGACTGGGGAAACGACCCGGAATCCGATTTACTTACAACAGCTTGAAGAACAGGACTACATGGTCCAAAATGGGAGTAAGCTGTCCCTTGGTGGGGTCACGATCGGGCTCGGGATGAACTCTGTCGATTACTATACTAAGGTTGAATATGGGGCGACCTATGAGACGAACATTTCAACGACTGAATTAACGGCACAAGGGAAGAAGATGGCTAACACCGTCTTACAACGTTTGCGTCAACGTTCAGCTTTGAAGAGTGTCCCAATCGTGTTAGCCCTCTATAAGCAATCATCCAACGATAGCTTAGTGGGCGGTGACATGATTGCCTATGCCGTGTCTAAGAATGGGTCGACATCGATTTCCAATTGGACCTCATTGAACTGGAAGAATTACGTCTTCCCAGCAACCTCAGAGTCTAAGAACTCGGGCGCTAATAGTAACGATGAATCAGACTTTAGTCAATTTAAGTCACATGTTCAGAACTTCTTCCCGAACTTGTCTGGTGTGACTGCCAATGCCCACTATAAAGACAAGTCGTTGAGCAAGTTAAGTGTCAACATTACCACTAAGTTCTACAGTGAGACTGAAATCATTAGCTTTACGCAGTACTTAGCGACCGCTGCAAAACGGTACTTGCCATCTGGAATTCCAGTGGAAATCACGGTCAAGAGTGCCAATGGCGATATCCAAAGTTTCTTAGCGCGGACTGCGAAGGGCAGCTCGTATTACACCCACGTCTTTAGTGACCAGGGCGACGATTAA